One Besnoitia besnoiti strain Bb-Ger1 chromosome VIII, whole genome shotgun sequence DNA segment encodes these proteins:
- a CDS encoding ribosome recycling factor protein (encoded by transcript BESB_084010), with the protein MAARPSCSASPFRSLLPSPSLLSSTVSLCIFAPRHGLAAAFVPSHVSSACTALSAGSFVSPSLLSPYSSAASRLSASPLGARPPSLPPLSLQLSRGFRYAPASSLSPPRLRPSALSSPASLSSSSLLSRRQGGGDREKRGKKAEKDKRRDAEAERPEKFADWTEDAFLSRAAEGLQSAAERVKVRLAQLRPEPASVPSLEKIIVHVTTPSASGVGAAAAVSAPVRSIVSLRHVSSSTLALRPLDGYQHALAAIEKALSSSSLGVSVSMRRAEGAGAKSGNSTEIFVEFPPLTQERRLQLVNEARAEAEEGRVSLRRFRRDLVEELRAVKKAGGIGEDRIAKLQDRVQQATEKKIAEIDGALTSKEKQLQLK; encoded by the exons ATGGCTGCGCGCCCTTCTTGTTCAGCTTCGCCGTTTCGGTCGTTGCttccgtctccctctcttctctcctcgacAGTCTCCCTCTGCATCTTTGCTCCCCGACATGGCCTAGCCGCCGCGTTTGTTCCTTCGCACGTCAGCTCTGCATGCACAGCTCTTTCCGCAGGATCTTTCGTGTCTCCGTCCTTGCTTTCGCCGTATtcgtctgctgcctcgcgcctgtctgcctctcctctcggcgcgcggccgccgtctcttcctcctctctccctgcagctttcgcgcggctttcgctacgcgccggcctccagcctctcgccgccacgcttgcggccttcggcgctctcctcgcccgcctcgctttcctcttcttcgttgctcagccgccggcagggaggcggcgacagggAGAAGAGGGGCAAGAAGGCCGAAAAGGacaagcgccgcgacgccgaagcAGAAAGACCTGAGAAGTTCGCGGATTGGACTGAAGATGCCTTCCTcagcagagccgcggaaggcCTGCAGAGCGCTGCCGAGCGCGTGAaggtgcgcctcgcgcaacTGCGGCCTGAACCGGCAAG CGTACCTTCGCTGGAGAAAATCATCGTCCACGTGACCACGCCGTCCGCTTCGGGGGTgggtgcggctgcagctgtctccgcgcctgtgCGCTCGATCGTCTCCCTGCGCCacgtctcctcctcgacgctggcgctgcgACCCCTAGATGGCTACCAgcatgcgctcgcggcgattGAGAAGGCGCTGTCGAGCTcctcgctcggcgtctcAGTCAGCATGCGCCGAGCCGAGGGTGCCGGCGCCAAGAGCGGCAACTCGAC GGAGATCTTCGTTGAGTTTCCGCCTCTGACTCAAGAGCGGAG GCTGCAGCTGGTGAACGaagcgagagcggaggcagaggaagggCGGGTTTCTCTGAG ACGCTTCCGCAGAGACCTCGTCGAGGAGTTGCGAGCTGTGAAGAAGGCTGGGGGCATTGGAGAAGACCGCATTGCGAAGCTGCAG GATCGGGTGCAGCAAgccacagagaagaagatCGCAGAGATTGACGGTGCCCTTACCTCCAAAGAGAAACAGCTTCAGTTGAAATAA
- a CDS encoding putative heat shock protein (encoded by transcript BESB_084020), with amino-acid sequence MDPESWTTLVKKAFLAGQELCKERKNPQLDPAHVFDAMLRDKQSFATQVLTQSTGDFAQCQEEVHKLVLKFPQQTPPPDFPSPNHAMMSVLRQAQDFQKQMNDTHMSIDSLFLALVADKTLKRAVTEAGFTLKQLEEKAKAVRGSRAVSSAEDDATFDALKKYGVDFTDLAEKGKLDPVIGREDEIRRVIRILCRRTKNNPVLIGEPGVGKSAVVEGLARRIVEKDVPSSLHCRLISLDVGALISGAKYRGEFEERLKAVLQEVRDAEGKVILFIDEIHTILGAGKTDGALDAANLLKPMLARGELRCIGATTLDEYRKYVEKDAAFERRFQQVHVHEPSVQATISILRGLKDRYATHHGVRILDTALVEAAQLADRYITTRFLPDKAIDLMDEACAIARVQVDSKPEALDVLERQKVQLEIEVLALEKERDPASQKRLAEVKQHLATIEDDLRPLYLQYTQEKSRIDELGKLAQKQDELKAKIERAQRMGDLDLVAELKYDALPGVEARFKKLQQEQEEYERTHKPLLTEVVGPEQIADVVHRWTNIPVHKLTQSETDRLLSLRETLAEQVIGQSQAVEAVTQAILRSAAGLSKRNKPIGSFLFLGPTGVGKTELCKRVAESLFDTKDRLVRLDMSEYMEQHSVSRLIGAPPGYVGHDEGGQLTEEIRRNPYSVVLFDEVEKAHAQVWNVLLQVLDDGRLTDSQGRTVDFSNTILILTSNLGATYLLEAAQRAGTDEHAAAEAAAKEMVMMEVRKFFRPEMLNRLDDIVLFKALTNLNLRQVMSLQMQDVRERLAEKRIDLVTTDRACDHVVHEAFDPAYGARPLKRFIERHIVSELSLKLLKGEVVADSRVVCDWDPEARKWLWTTTVVAPPTGAQSTRKGPGLAADADMDDGSLTPDSRTLSIGSRTESYTNRSSAMHTTNAKKFRY; translated from the exons ATGGATCCCGAGTCGTGGACGACGCTGGTCAAAaaggccttcctcgcgggtCAAGAGCTCTGCAAAGAGCGGAAAAATCCGCAGCTCGATCCTGCGCATGTCTTTGACGCGATGCTTCGCGACAAGCAGAGCTTTGCGACTCAAGTCCTCACGCAGTCGACTGGCGACTTTGCGCAGTGCCAGGAGGAAGTCCACAAACTCGTGCTCAAGTTCCCTCAGcaaacgccgccgcccgacTTCCCTTCGCCCAACCACGCCATGATGAGCGTCCTCAGACAGGCGCAGGACTTCCAGAAACAAATGA ACGACACACACATGTCAATTGACAGTTTGTTTCTCGCGCTGGTGGCGGACAAGACGCTGAAACGCGCGGTGACTGAAGCCGGCTTCACGTTGAAGCAgctcgaggagaaggcgaaggcggtgcgcggctcgcgcgcggtgagttctgcggaggacgacgcgacgTTTGACGCGCTGAAAAAGTACGGCGTGGACTTCACCGACCTCGCAGAGAAGGGCAAACTGGATCCAGTCATCGGGCGCGAGGACGAGATTCGGCGCGTGATTCGCAtcctctgcagacgcaccAAAAACAATCCGGTGCTCATCGGCGAGCCCGGCGTCGGCAAAagcgccgtcgtcgagggTCTGGCGCGACGCATCGTCGAGAAGGACGTCCCCAGCAGTCTCCACTGCCGCCTCATCTCCCTCGACGTCGGCGCGCTCATCTCCGGCGCCAAGTACCGCGGCGAGTTCGAAGAGCGCCTCAAAGCCGTCCTCCAGGAAGTCCGTGACGCCGAGGGAAAAGTCATCCTTTTCATCGACGAGATCCACACCatcctcggcgccggcaaAACCGACGGCGCCCTAGACGCCGCCAACCTCCTCAAACCCATGCTCGCGAG AGGCGAGCTTCGGTGCATCGGCGCAACGACCTTGGACGAGTACCGAAAGTACGtggagaaggacgcggcgTTTGAGCGGCGCTTTCAGCAAGTCCACGTCCACGAGCCCTCCGTCCAAGCGACGATTTCAATTCTCCGAGGCCTGAAGGACCGATACGCAACTCACCACGGCGTCCGCATCCTTGACACCGCGCtcgtcgaggcggcgcagctcgcg GACCGATACATCACGACGCGCTTTCTACCGGACAAGGCGATCGACTTGATGGATGAAGCTTGTGCAATTGCGCGCGTTCAAGTCGACAGCAAACCGGAGGCACTTGACGTTCTCGAGCGGCAAAAAGTTCAGCTCG AGATTGAGGTTTTggcgctggagaaggagcgcgatCCTGCGTCGCAGAAGCGCTTGGCGGAGGTGAAGCAGCATCTGGCGACGATTGAAGACGACCTGCGCCCTCTGTACCTTCAGTACACTCAGGAGAAGTCCCGCATCGACGAGCTAGGCAAGTTGGCGCAGAAGCAAGACGAGCTGAAGGCCAAAAtcgagcgcgcgcagcgcatgGGCGACCTCGATCTCGTCGCGGAGCTCAAGTACGATGCGCTCcccggcgtcgaggcgcgtttcaagaagctgcagcaggaaCAGGAAGAATACGAGCGCACGCACAAGCCTCTGCTCACAGAG GTTGTGGGGCCTGAGCAGATCGCCGACGTCGTTCACCGCTGGACAAACATTCCAGTTCACAAGCTCACGCAGAGCGAGACCGATAGACTGCTGTCCCtgcgcgagacgctcgcCGAGCAGGTCATTGGTCAGTCGCAGGCCGTCGAGGCGGTCACGCAGGCGATTctgcgctccgccgcgggcctctccaAGCGCAACAAACCGATCGGTAGCTTCCTCTTCCTGGGCCCC ACGGGCGTCGGCAAGACTGAGCTCTGCAAGCGCGTCGCGGAGTCGCTGTTCGACACGAAAGACCGACTCGTGCGGCTCGACATGAGCGAGTACATGGAGCAGCACTCTGTCTCGCGGCTGAttggcgcgccgccgggttACGTAGGGCACGACGAGGGCGGGCAGCTGACGGAGGAAATCCGCCGAAACCCCTAcagcgtcgtcctcttcgatGAAGTCGAGAAGGCCCACGCGCAG GTCTGGAACGTGCTACTGCAGGTGCTGGACGACGGGCGGCTCACGGACAGCCAGGGCCGCACGGTCGACTTCTCGAATACAATCCTCATCTTGACTTCGAATCTCGGCGCCACGTACCttctcgaggccgcgcagcgcgccggcacAGATG agcacgcagcggcggaggccgcggcgaaggagatgGTCATGATGGAGGTGCGCAAGTTCTTCCGCCCCGAGATGCTCAATCGCCTTGACGACATTGTGCTGTTCAAGGCCCTCACGAACCTGAATCTGCGGCAG GTGATGAGCCTGCAGATGCAAGAcgtgcgcgagcgcctggcgGAAAAGCGAATTGACCTCGTGACTACCGACCGTGCATGTGATCACGTTGTCCACGAGGCGTTCGATCCGGCATAtggggcgcggccgctgaaGCGATTCATTGAGAGACACATCGTCTCGGAGCTCTCCCTGAAGCTGCTCAAAG GCGAAGTTGTCGCCGattcgcgcgtcgtctgcgacTGGGATCCTGAGGCGCGCAAGTGGCTTTGGACCACGAcggtcgtcgcgcctccgacCGGAGCCCAAAGCACCCGAAAGGGCCCCGgtctcgccgcagacgcagacatgGATGACGGCAGCTTGACGCCTGATTCGAGAACGCTTTCCATAGGCAGTCGAACTGAGAGCTACACGAACCGCTCCTCCGCAATGCACACTACGAACGCCAAGAAATTCCGATACTAA